In Hermetia illucens chromosome 1, iHerIll2.2.curated.20191125, whole genome shotgun sequence, one genomic interval encodes:
- the LOC119646932 gene encoding transmembrane inner ear expressed protein — MNLESTELDVEFEVDPETAWLEEITIGDFRIWHIMFFAFCGFMCIVIVLCCCFRIRIPRTKQDIEADYKRKRITRKFREKMALMKNSDMDGMDLQKALAKIQAEFLAEAKNSDDQRLIQDTMQTITNRSTGNRKIEV; from the exons ATGAATCTCGAATCTACAGAATTGGACGTTGAATTTGAGGTAGATCCTGAAACAGCTTGGCTCGAGGAGATTACAATAGGTGATTTCAGGATATGGCACATCATGTTTTTCGCGTTTTGTGGATTCATGTGCATTG TTATTGTTTTATGTTGCTGCTTCCGAATACGTATACCAAGGACCAAACAAGATATCGAGGCGGATTATAAAAGAAAGAGAATTACTAggaaatttcgagaaaaaatggCACTAATGAAGAATTCCGATATGGACGGTATGGATTTACAGAAGG CTTTAGCAAAAATACAAGCAGAGTTTTTAGCGGAAGCGAAAAATTCAGACGATCAGCGGCTCATCCAAGACACGATGCAAACAATCACCAACAGAAGTACGGGCAATCGTAAAATCGAAGTGTAA